A window of Halobacteriovorax sp. DA5 contains these coding sequences:
- a CDS encoding SO_0444 family Cu/Zn efflux transporter — protein MSFLTSLWNYILVSAPFLMFGLLAAGVIKAFISVERIKKAMGGKGLKGAVKASVLGIPLPLCSCAVIPTAATLKKQGASNSATSAFLIATPESGVDSIAMTYGMMDIPMTIIRPVAAFVSAFVAGALQLVFKTDKDVEQVSGEVKPSCCGSSKKKDESVIVKQSFAKKAQASVHFGFVELVDDMAIWLAFGIVAGAFIDFALPANFFDGLSGWGGRGAILLVGIPLYICASATTPIAASLVMKGMSPGMALLFLLVGPATNISNILVIGQYIGKKGVVINLLSIALVALGFSFLTDYLYSAFSWPLNFNVSHHNHETSSWWEVSLAVVFTLLLLRSLLFVELPKRVKKYFEDKGNSGSCCG, from the coding sequence ATGAGTTTTTTAACGTCACTTTGGAATTATATATTAGTATCGGCTCCGTTTTTAATGTTTGGGCTTCTTGCTGCAGGAGTTATTAAAGCTTTTATCTCTGTTGAGCGCATAAAGAAGGCAATGGGTGGTAAGGGATTAAAGGGAGCGGTAAAAGCCTCTGTCTTAGGTATTCCACTTCCTCTTTGTAGTTGCGCTGTTATTCCTACTGCGGCCACATTAAAAAAGCAGGGGGCTTCAAATTCGGCCACTTCTGCGTTTTTGATTGCAACACCTGAGTCTGGGGTTGATTCAATAGCCATGACTTATGGAATGATGGATATCCCAATGACGATCATCCGCCCAGTCGCTGCTTTTGTGTCGGCGTTTGTTGCTGGTGCTCTTCAATTAGTTTTTAAGACTGATAAAGATGTTGAACAGGTTAGTGGGGAAGTTAAGCCTAGTTGTTGTGGAAGTTCAAAAAAGAAAGATGAAAGTGTTATTGTAAAGCAAAGCTTTGCAAAGAAGGCGCAAGCTTCTGTTCACTTTGGATTTGTTGAGCTTGTTGATGATATGGCCATCTGGCTTGCCTTTGGTATTGTGGCCGGAGCATTCATTGACTTTGCACTTCCTGCTAATTTCTTTGATGGCCTTTCTGGTTGGGGTGGAAGAGGGGCAATTCTACTTGTAGGGATTCCTCTTTATATTTGTGCATCAGCGACGACACCTATTGCAGCTTCTCTTGTAATGAAGGGAATGAGTCCTGGTATGGCATTACTTTTTCTTTTAGTAGGTCCAGCGACGAATATCTCAAATATTTTAGTTATCGGGCAGTATATTGGAAAAAAAGGTGTTGTGATCAACCTTCTTTCAATTGCTCTTGTTGCGCTAGGTTTTTCTTTCTTAACGGACTACCTTTACAGTGCATTTTCATGGCCTCTTAACTTTAATGTTTCTCATCACAATCACGAGACATCAAGCTGGTGGGAAGTTTCATTAGCGGTAGTGTTTACACTTCTACTTCTTCGCTCACTACTATTTGTCGAGCTACCTAAGAGAGTAAAGAAATATTTTGAAGATAAAGGAAATTCAGGTAGCTGTTGCGGTTAA